From a single Microbacterium murale genomic region:
- a CDS encoding bifunctional riboflavin kinase/FAD synthetase translates to MIVFRDPSEVPADFGSSAVAIGKFDGVHAGHRAVIERLKADAEASDARAVAVTFDRNPLALLRPEICPENVVSVDRKLDLLGELGLDATLLLTFDRELASRTPVEFVEKILVDALHVSTVLVGRDFRFGHKGAGTPDLLRELGPRYGFTVDVVEDVYVEGSERRVSSSWIRELLAEGDVKTAEAVLGRPVDVRGEVVHGLKRGRELGFPTANLSASVDALVPADGVYAGWLVDHDTGVRYPAAISVGTNPTFDDVLVRQVEAHVLDEDSLDLYGHDVTVEFAERLRGMVAFEGIEALMAQMSADVVAARALLTGEVRA, encoded by the coding sequence GTGATCGTCTTCCGCGACCCGAGCGAGGTGCCGGCGGATTTCGGCTCATCGGCTGTGGCGATCGGCAAGTTCGACGGCGTGCACGCCGGACATCGTGCGGTCATCGAACGCCTCAAAGCGGATGCTGAGGCATCCGACGCACGCGCAGTGGCGGTGACCTTCGACCGCAACCCGCTCGCGCTGCTGCGCCCGGAGATCTGCCCCGAGAACGTGGTCTCGGTGGATCGCAAGCTCGATCTGCTCGGCGAGCTGGGGCTCGACGCGACCTTGCTGCTGACGTTCGATCGCGAACTCGCCTCGCGCACGCCGGTCGAGTTCGTCGAGAAGATCCTGGTCGACGCACTGCATGTGTCGACGGTGCTGGTCGGGCGTGACTTCCGGTTCGGGCACAAGGGGGCCGGCACGCCGGACCTGCTGCGTGAGCTCGGCCCGCGCTACGGTTTCACCGTCGATGTGGTCGAGGACGTGTATGTCGAGGGTTCCGAGCGCCGCGTCTCATCCAGTTGGATCCGCGAACTGCTCGCAGAAGGCGACGTGAAGACGGCCGAAGCCGTCCTCGGACGTCCGGTCGACGTGCGTGGCGAGGTCGTGCACGGACTCAAACGCGGTCGGGAGCTGGGATTTCCGACGGCGAACCTGTCGGCGAGCGTCGACGCGCTCGTTCCTGCGGACGGCGTGTACGCGGGCTGGCTCGTCGATCACGACACGGGCGTGCGATACCCGGCGGCTATCTCCGTCGGAACGAACCCGACGTTCGACGATGTCCTCGTGCGTCAGGTCGAGGCTCACGTGCTCGACGAGGACTCGCTCGACCTGTACGGTCACGATGTCACGGTCGAGTTCGCCGAGCGTCTGCGCGGTATGGTCGCGTTCGAGGGTATCGAGGCGCTCATGGCGCAGATGTCAGCAGACGTGGTGGCAGCACGTGCACTTCTGACAGGCGAAGTGCGCGCGTAG
- a CDS encoding YlxR family protein, with product MDAVRTCVGCRMRASRSALLRVVAHDDVLIIDERAVMTGRGAWLHPTQECMEAALRRRAFARALRVSDPLDTQTIEKRLNGYGNKVNGSK from the coding sequence ATGGATGCTGTACGAACATGCGTCGGTTGTCGCATGCGTGCTTCCCGATCCGCTCTTCTCAGAGTGGTGGCTCATGACGACGTCCTCATCATCGATGAGCGTGCCGTGATGACCGGGAGGGGCGCCTGGCTGCATCCGACGCAGGAATGCATGGAAGCCGCTCTGCGGCGCCGCGCTTTCGCACGAGCCCTCCGTGTGTCCGATCCGTTGGACACGCAGACCATCGAGAAACGGCTGAATGGCTATGGAAACAAAGTGAACGGCTCGAAATGA
- the truB gene encoding tRNA pseudouridine(55) synthase TruB — MVAPGILLVDKPGGLTSHDVVARTRKAFGTRKVGHAGTLDPMATGLLVIGIEGATRLLTYVVGADKTYLATIRLGQSTGTDDAEGEVVRAADAAVVDAVTSEQIETGIVALTGEISQVPSAVSAIKVDGRRAYDLVRAGEQVELKARAVTVSRFDVVEERRGDGVLDLDVVVDCSSGTYIRALARDLGDALGVGGHLTALRRTRIGPFDVADGVELDALADAKTLTPAIAASEILQPLDVTEDEARDLRHGKRLTNQASRLDGALAAAIDPDGALVGIVEKRGSDLKSAMNMPEAAR; from the coding sequence ATGGTCGCACCCGGCATCCTCCTCGTTGACAAGCCCGGCGGGCTGACCAGCCACGATGTGGTCGCCCGAACACGGAAGGCGTTCGGAACGCGCAAGGTCGGACACGCCGGCACGCTCGACCCGATGGCGACAGGTCTGCTGGTGATCGGCATCGAGGGCGCGACGCGGCTGCTCACGTATGTGGTCGGCGCCGACAAGACCTACTTGGCGACTATCCGGCTCGGACAGTCGACGGGCACGGACGATGCAGAGGGCGAGGTCGTCCGCGCTGCGGATGCCGCCGTCGTGGATGCAGTGACGAGCGAGCAGATCGAGACAGGGATCGTGGCGCTCACCGGGGAGATATCCCAGGTACCCAGCGCCGTCTCCGCGATCAAGGTCGACGGACGTCGCGCATACGACCTCGTGCGGGCAGGCGAGCAGGTGGAGCTCAAGGCGAGAGCGGTCACGGTGTCCCGGTTCGACGTCGTCGAAGAGCGCCGTGGAGATGGCGTCCTCGATCTCGATGTCGTTGTGGACTGCTCGTCCGGTACTTATATCCGTGCACTCGCCCGCGACCTGGGAGATGCCCTGGGGGTAGGCGGACACCTCACCGCCCTCCGGCGCACGAGGATCGGCCCGTTCGACGTCGCGGATGGAGTCGAGCTCGACGCCCTCGCGGATGCGAAGACACTGACGCCGGCGATCGCGGCGTCCGAGATCTTGCAGCCGCTCGATGTCACAGAGGACGAGGCACGCGACCTGCGGCACGGCAAGCGCCTCACGAACCAGGCTTCACGACTCGACGGCGCTCTCGCCGCGGCGATCGACCCCGACGGTGCACTGGTCGGGATCGTCGAGAAGCGCGGAAGCGATCTCAAGAGCGCCATGAACATGCCGGAGGCTGCCCGATGA
- a CDS encoding 6-phosphofructokinase — protein sequence MKIGILTSGGDCPGLNAVIRGIVLKGTTSYDLEFVGIRDGWRGVVEGDFMPLTRHEVKGLSKVGGTILGTSRTNPYEGERGGADNIAKTLYGHKIDGIVAIGGEGTLAAADRLAKDGLNVLGVPKTIDNDLRATDYSFGFDTAVNIATDAMDRLRTTGDSHQRCMVAEVMGRHVGWIALHAGMAAGAHVICIPEVPMSIDEIAELVTSAHDRGRAPLVVVSEGFKLEGMEEAFSDKGMDAFNRPRLGGIGDQLAPAIERITGIETRATILGHIQRGGSPSGFDRVLATRLGLHAADAIVEGAWGQMVAMKGTDIVRVPFEEALGELNTVPRYRYDEAAALFG from the coding sequence ATGAAGATCGGCATCCTCACCAGCGGCGGCGACTGCCCCGGCCTCAACGCGGTCATCCGCGGCATCGTGCTGAAGGGCACGACCTCGTACGACCTCGAATTCGTCGGTATCCGCGATGGATGGCGGGGGGTCGTCGAAGGCGATTTCATGCCGCTCACTCGTCACGAGGTCAAGGGGCTCTCGAAGGTCGGCGGGACGATTCTGGGAACCAGCCGCACCAACCCGTATGAGGGCGAACGCGGCGGCGCCGACAACATCGCGAAGACCCTCTACGGCCACAAGATCGACGGCATCGTCGCGATCGGCGGCGAGGGAACGCTGGCGGCCGCCGATCGGCTCGCAAAAGACGGCCTGAATGTCCTGGGTGTGCCCAAGACCATCGACAACGACCTGCGCGCCACCGACTACTCCTTCGGGTTCGACACCGCCGTGAACATCGCAACTGACGCGATGGACCGCCTGCGCACCACCGGCGACTCGCACCAGCGGTGCATGGTCGCCGAGGTCATGGGGCGCCATGTCGGCTGGATCGCGCTGCACGCCGGCATGGCTGCCGGCGCCCACGTCATCTGCATCCCTGAGGTACCGATGTCGATCGATGAGATCGCCGAACTGGTCACCAGTGCCCACGACCGCGGCCGCGCACCCCTCGTCGTGGTCTCGGAGGGGTTCAAGCTCGAAGGCATGGAGGAGGCGTTCAGCGACAAGGGAATGGATGCGTTCAACCGTCCTCGGCTGGGGGGCATCGGCGATCAGCTCGCACCCGCGATCGAGCGGATCACGGGTATCGAGACACGAGCGACGATTCTCGGACACATCCAGCGAGGCGGTTCGCCGTCCGGCTTCGATCGCGTGCTCGCCACTCGCCTCGGCCTGCATGCCGCAGACGCCATCGTCGAAGGGGCCTGGGGGCAGATGGTGGCCATGAAGGGCACCGACATCGTTCGTGTGCCGTTCGAAGAGGCGCTCGGCGAACTCAACACCGTTCCGCGCTATCGCTATGACGAGGCCGCCGCGCTCTTCGGCTGA
- the rbfA gene encoding 30S ribosome-binding factor RbfA yields the protein MAGERQARLADRIRVILAERLEKGLRDPRLGFVTITDVRVSGDLQHASAFYTVLGTDEERVSSAAALASATGMLRSEVGKQLSTRLVPTLEFIPDALPENADNITALLRQAQERDAEVAKLASSATHAGEADPYVRADEDDQQ from the coding sequence ATGGCTGGAGAACGACAGGCACGCCTGGCGGACCGTATTCGCGTCATCCTGGCTGAGCGTCTCGAGAAGGGGCTGCGTGACCCGCGCCTCGGATTCGTCACCATCACCGATGTCCGCGTCTCCGGCGACCTGCAGCACGCGTCCGCCTTCTACACGGTGCTGGGCACAGACGAAGAGCGGGTGTCGAGCGCTGCCGCGCTCGCATCGGCGACCGGCATGCTGCGCAGCGAGGTCGGCAAGCAGCTCAGCACCCGTCTGGTGCCGACGCTGGAGTTCATCCCGGACGCGCTTCCGGAGAATGCCGACAACATCACAGCGCTGCTCCGGCAGGCACAGGAGCGAGACGCCGAAGTGGCCAAACTCGCCTCTTCCGCCACGCACGCCGGCGAGGCCGATCCCTACGTGCGCGCCGATGAGGACGATCAGCAGTAG
- a CDS encoding DEAD/DEAH box helicase has translation MPTTATAATRRKKTSRRDDEAPLIPILARKVREIEAKAQRGKLGPTNRVKFQVIAFLVREERARVKTDTAFSDSVRAELLKRLDGVATILAKTAARDTSLIQLLEADSATSPVAKRMRRDWLLESGAELAPEELIITDIAPIQAPVVPAALAERQVTPPSVESRQLANPFLAPDLTPRQPTAPRRRLDDWELMGPLYKAFETGAGGSSASMDLPPTPEYDHISPKGLEVMVHQSRFLEAVRDGHRSFLLADEPGLGKTAQSVLAASIADAYPLLVVVPNVVKMNWAREVERWTPQRRATVIQGDGTDIDAFADVFIVNYEILDRHLSWLGSIGLKGMVVDEAHFIKNLSSQRSQNVLALASRIRERTRDPLLMALTGTPLINDVEDFDAIWRFLGWTTGDKPGAELMRKLDDTGLTPADKSFYAEARDAVISMGIVRRKKKDVAADLPDKLVADLPVQLDDEFGRGIRQAERELGERLAAKYRRIVQARGDRGLEPGEIDEDIVRLVAHNELEESKAAGTGGDNVFTMVRKIGQAKAQLAADYAAQLQRSVGKVVFFAKHIDVMDQAEAHFRASGIRYVSIRGDQTTPARQQAIDDFNGDESVGIAVCSLTAAGVGLNLQAASNVVLAELSWTAAEQTQAIDRVHRIGQDEPVTAWRIIAAHTIDTKIAELIDQKQGLAARALDGEVVEASASESVQMSALMHLLRQALSD, from the coding sequence ATGCCGACTACGGCAACCGCCGCCACGCGGCGCAAGAAGACGTCTCGTCGTGACGACGAGGCCCCGCTGATCCCGATCCTCGCGCGCAAGGTGCGAGAGATCGAGGCAAAGGCTCAGCGTGGCAAGCTCGGACCCACCAACCGGGTGAAGTTCCAGGTGATCGCCTTCCTGGTGCGCGAGGAGCGCGCCAGGGTGAAGACGGACACCGCGTTCAGCGATTCGGTGCGAGCAGAACTGCTAAAGCGGCTCGACGGCGTGGCCACCATCCTGGCCAAGACCGCCGCGCGCGACACCTCTCTCATCCAGCTGTTGGAGGCCGACTCCGCCACCAGTCCGGTGGCGAAGCGCATGCGTCGTGACTGGCTGCTCGAATCCGGCGCCGAGCTCGCTCCGGAAGAGCTCATCATCACGGATATCGCCCCGATTCAGGCGCCGGTCGTTCCGGCCGCGCTTGCCGAACGTCAGGTGACACCACCTTCAGTGGAGTCCAGGCAGCTCGCCAATCCGTTCCTCGCGCCGGACCTCACGCCTCGACAGCCGACCGCGCCCCGGCGCAGGCTGGATGACTGGGAACTGATGGGCCCTCTCTACAAGGCGTTCGAGACCGGCGCAGGCGGATCCTCCGCGAGCATGGATCTCCCGCCGACACCGGAGTACGACCACATCTCGCCCAAGGGCCTCGAGGTCATGGTGCACCAGTCGCGGTTCCTCGAAGCAGTGCGCGACGGACATCGCAGCTTCCTGCTCGCCGACGAGCCCGGCCTCGGCAAGACCGCGCAATCCGTTCTCGCAGCGTCCATCGCCGACGCCTACCCGCTTCTCGTCGTCGTCCCGAACGTCGTGAAGATGAACTGGGCCCGCGAGGTCGAGCGGTGGACACCACAGCGACGAGCGACCGTCATCCAGGGTGACGGCACTGACATCGATGCGTTCGCCGACGTCTTCATCGTGAACTACGAGATCCTCGACCGGCACCTGTCATGGCTCGGCTCTATCGGTCTCAAGGGCATGGTCGTCGATGAGGCGCACTTCATCAAGAATCTCTCCTCGCAGCGTTCGCAGAACGTTCTCGCCCTCGCATCGCGCATCCGTGAACGCACCCGCGACCCGCTCCTGATGGCGCTCACCGGTACGCCGCTGATCAACGATGTCGAGGACTTCGACGCGATCTGGCGTTTCCTCGGCTGGACCACTGGCGACAAGCCCGGTGCCGAGTTGATGCGGAAGCTGGACGACACCGGGCTCACCCCCGCGGACAAGTCGTTCTACGCCGAAGCGCGCGACGCCGTGATCTCGATGGGCATCGTCCGCCGTAAGAAGAAGGACGTCGCAGCTGACCTTCCGGACAAGCTCGTCGCCGACCTTCCCGTGCAGTTGGATGACGAGTTCGGTCGTGGCATCCGCCAGGCCGAGCGTGAGCTGGGGGAGCGGCTCGCCGCCAAGTACCGGCGTATCGTCCAGGCACGCGGCGATCGCGGTCTCGAGCCCGGCGAGATCGACGAGGACATCGTGCGCCTGGTCGCCCATAACGAGCTGGAGGAGTCGAAGGCCGCCGGCACGGGTGGGGACAATGTCTTCACGATGGTGCGCAAGATCGGTCAGGCGAAGGCACAGCTCGCCGCCGATTATGCGGCGCAGCTGCAGCGCTCGGTCGGCAAGGTCGTCTTCTTCGCCAAGCACATCGACGTCATGGATCAGGCTGAGGCGCACTTCAGAGCATCCGGCATCCGCTACGTCTCGATACGCGGCGACCAGACGACTCCCGCGCGCCAACAGGCGATCGACGACTTCAACGGCGACGAGAGCGTGGGCATCGCTGTATGTTCGCTCACGGCTGCCGGCGTCGGTCTGAATCTGCAGGCGGCGTCCAACGTCGTACTGGCGGAGTTGAGCTGGACCGCGGCCGAGCAGACGCAGGCCATCGACCGTGTGCACCGCATCGGTCAGGACGAGCCGGTCACGGCGTGGCGGATCATCGCCGCTCACACCATCGACACGAAGATCGCCGAGCTCATCGACCAGAAGCAGGGCCTCGCGGCTCGTGCGCTGGACGGCGAGGTCGTGGAGGCGTCGGCGAGCGAGTCCGTGCAGATGTCGGCACTCATGCACCTGCTGAGGCAGGCGCTCAGCGACTGA
- the nusA gene encoding transcription termination factor NusA — MDIELGLLRGIEKEKAIPFDELVAIIEQAVLTAYGKHVSEEGNIPEGVRVELDRKTGHVAVLQPVKDEDGAIIGEEDATPDDFGRIGAFAAKQVISQRLRDIADEAVLGEFKGKEGDIVAGVIQQGPNPRMIHVDLGSVEAILPPEEQVPGEDYAHGSRLRVYVTAVSKGLKGPQITVSRTHPGLVRKLFALEVPEIAAGLVEIISLAREAGHRTKIAVKANDPSINAKGACIGELGRRVRAVTEELAGEKIDIVDHDVDLATFVAHALSPAKVTSSFVLDANTKAVRALVPDYQLSLAIGKEGQNARLAAKLTGAKIDIQPDSILD, encoded by the coding sequence ATGGACATCGAACTGGGGCTGCTGCGCGGGATCGAGAAGGAGAAGGCGATTCCCTTCGACGAACTCGTCGCGATCATCGAGCAGGCCGTTCTGACGGCATACGGCAAGCACGTCTCGGAAGAGGGCAACATCCCTGAGGGTGTTCGCGTCGAACTGGACCGCAAGACCGGTCACGTCGCCGTGCTTCAGCCGGTCAAAGACGAAGACGGCGCCATCATCGGCGAAGAGGATGCCACCCCCGACGACTTCGGCCGCATCGGCGCGTTCGCGGCCAAGCAGGTCATCAGCCAGCGCCTGCGCGACATCGCCGACGAAGCCGTCCTCGGCGAGTTCAAGGGCAAAGAAGGCGACATCGTCGCCGGCGTCATCCAGCAGGGGCCGAACCCGCGCATGATCCACGTCGATCTCGGCAGCGTAGAGGCGATCCTTCCGCCTGAGGAGCAGGTGCCGGGTGAGGATTACGCCCATGGCTCCCGTCTGCGCGTGTACGTGACCGCGGTCTCGAAGGGACTCAAAGGCCCCCAGATCACGGTCTCCCGCACGCACCCCGGTCTCGTGCGCAAGTTGTTCGCTCTGGAGGTTCCCGAGATCGCGGCCGGACTCGTCGAGATCATCTCGCTCGCCCGTGAAGCCGGACACCGCACCAAGATCGCCGTCAAGGCCAACGACCCGTCGATCAACGCCAAGGGCGCCTGCATCGGCGAACTCGGTCGTCGAGTGCGCGCCGTGACGGAAGAATTGGCGGGGGAGAAGATCGACATCGTCGACCACGACGTCGATCTCGCAACCTTCGTCGCCCACGCTCTCTCGCCGGCCAAGGTCACGAGTTCCTTCGTGCTCGATGCCAACACCAAGGCCGTGCGCGCTCTTGTGCCTGACTACCAGCTGTCGCTCGCGATCGGTAAAGAGGGCCAGAACGCCCGACTCGCGGCCAAGCTGACCGGCGCGAAGATCGACATCCAGCCCGACAGCATCCTCGACTGA
- a CDS encoding A/G-specific adenine glycosylase: MPVISTPSPDLSSILADWYHSEARDLPWRRKAFHARFGAWGTLVSEFMLQQTPVTRVIPRLEAWLERWPTPTAMSSATPAEVVQQWANLGYPRRALWLHRAAIEITARHGGDVPRNVEALLALSGIGDYTARAVAAFAFGDRHPVVDTNTRRVMARALEGRSQPGPASRRDLVTMKALLPDADDESAVFNAAMMELGATVCTSRAPKCERCPIAAQCAWLSSGRPDTGDDRRKQARYEGSDRQARGAVLKALRESDAGAVPLDAVIHDWTDLAQRDRAIDSLIADGLAEASEQMLRLPR, from the coding sequence GTGCCTGTGATCTCGACCCCCTCACCGGACCTGTCTTCGATACTCGCGGACTGGTACCACTCGGAGGCGAGAGATCTGCCGTGGCGACGAAAAGCGTTCCATGCGCGGTTCGGTGCGTGGGGCACGCTCGTCAGCGAGTTCATGCTGCAGCAGACGCCGGTGACCCGTGTGATACCGCGCCTCGAGGCCTGGCTGGAGCGCTGGCCGACGCCTACGGCCATGTCGAGCGCCACGCCGGCTGAGGTCGTGCAGCAGTGGGCGAATCTCGGTTACCCCCGGCGTGCGCTCTGGCTGCACCGCGCGGCGATCGAGATCACCGCGCGACACGGCGGCGACGTTCCGCGGAATGTCGAGGCCCTGCTCGCGCTGTCTGGCATCGGCGACTACACCGCACGAGCTGTGGCGGCATTCGCCTTCGGTGACCGGCATCCCGTCGTCGACACCAACACTCGCAGAGTGATGGCGCGCGCGCTCGAAGGCCGGTCTCAACCAGGTCCTGCCTCGCGGCGAGATCTGGTGACGATGAAAGCGTTGCTTCCTGATGCGGATGACGAGTCCGCCGTCTTCAACGCAGCCATGATGGAGCTCGGAGCCACGGTGTGCACGTCGCGAGCGCCCAAATGCGAACGGTGCCCCATCGCGGCGCAGTGCGCATGGCTGTCATCCGGTCGCCCGGACACTGGCGATGATCGCCGCAAGCAAGCGCGATATGAGGGCTCCGACCGCCAGGCTCGCGGCGCGGTGTTGAAGGCTCTGCGCGAATCGGATGCGGGTGCGGTACCGCTCGACGCGGTGATTCACGACTGGACGGATCTCGCGCAGCGAGACCGTGCGATCGATTCCCTCATCGCGGACGGGCTCGCCGAGGCGTCCGAGCAGATGCTTCGGCTGCCCCGCTGA
- the infB gene encoding translation initiation factor IF-2 — MAAKPRVHEIAAELGVDSKFALAKLKELGEFVKSPSSTIEPPVARKLRAAIEADSAAKPKADEKPAAAKPAAAKSGPAKPGPKAPTPGPKPGPKPAPEPKVEEAPVAEAPAAPETPTAPEGDQLAAPAADSGAPKPGAPRPGNNPFSSAQGMGQRPAGPRPGNNPFASAQGMGQRPTPGNIPRPQAPRPGAPRPGAPRPGSPRPGAPRTGGPGRPGGAPFQQRSGGPGRPGGAGGAPGGGPGARPGGGFAGRPGGGGGRGRGPGGGTAGAFGKGGGKSKQRKSRRAKRQEFEMRSAPVVGGVNVTRGNGEIIRMRRGASIADFADKIETLTGYTVQPGTLVTILFNLGEMATATESLDEATFEVLGEELGYKIQMVSPEDEDKELLEGFGLDLAKELEEESEDDLEIRPPVVTVMGHVDHGKTRLLDAIRQTNVIEGEAGGITQHIGAYQVWTEHEGHERAITFIDTPGHEAFTAMRARGAQVTDLAILVVAADDGIMPQTVEALNHAQAANVPIVVAVNKVDKPDANPAKVRQQLTEYGLVAEEYGGDVMFVDVSARAGTGIQELLDAVLLAADAGLDLTANPNKSARGVAIEAKLDKGRGSIATVLIQSGTLRVGDSIVAGTAYGRVRAMLDENGDAVEEAAPSRPVQVQGLNSVPRAGDVFIVTEEDRMARQIAEKREAVERNALLAKARKRISLEDFTRALEEGKVETLNLIIKGDVSGAVEALEESLLKIEVDDTVQLRIIHRGVGAVTESDVNLATIDNAIIVGFNVRPDPKAREAAAREGVDVRFYSVIYSAIDEIESSLKGMLKPEFEEIQSGVAEIREVFRSSKFGNIAGVIVRSGTITRNAKARIIRDGVVLADGLAIESLRRFKDDVTEVRTDYEAGIGLGKFNDIQIGDEIETTELVEKPRG; from the coding sequence GTGGCTGCCAAACCACGCGTACACGAGATTGCCGCTGAGCTCGGCGTCGACAGTAAGTTCGCACTCGCAAAGCTGAAGGAGCTCGGCGAGTTCGTCAAGAGCCCTTCGTCGACCATCGAGCCCCCAGTTGCTCGCAAGCTCCGTGCGGCCATCGAGGCCGACAGTGCTGCCAAACCCAAGGCAGACGAGAAGCCGGCGGCGGCGAAGCCCGCTGCTGCCAAGTCCGGCCCTGCCAAGCCAGGGCCGAAGGCTCCGACACCAGGGCCGAAGCCCGGCCCGAAGCCGGCACCCGAGCCGAAGGTCGAAGAGGCCCCGGTTGCAGAAGCTCCTGCAGCACCGGAAACGCCGACCGCGCCTGAAGGCGACCAGCTCGCTGCACCCGCAGCTGACTCGGGCGCACCGAAGCCCGGCGCTCCGCGCCCCGGCAACAACCCCTTCTCTTCCGCTCAGGGCATGGGCCAGCGTCCTGCCGGCCCCCGTCCTGGCAACAACCCCTTCGCGTCCGCTCAGGGCATGGGCCAGCGCCCGACTCCGGGAAACATCCCGCGTCCGCAGGCTCCGCGCCCCGGAGCGCCGCGCCCTGGCGCTCCGCGTCCGGGATCTCCCCGTCCCGGTGCCCCGCGCACCGGCGGCCCCGGTCGTCCTGGTGGCGCACCGTTCCAGCAGCGCTCGGGCGGCCCAGGTCGTCCCGGCGGTGCCGGTGGTGCACCGGGCGGCGGTCCCGGCGCACGTCCGGGTGGCGGCTTCGCCGGCCGTCCAGGCGGCGGCGGTGGCCGTGGTCGTGGACCCGGCGGTGGAACCGCAGGTGCCTTCGGAAAGGGAGGCGGCAAGTCCAAGCAGCGCAAGTCCCGTAGGGCGAAGCGGCAGGAATTCGAAATGCGGTCGGCTCCGGTCGTCGGTGGCGTCAACGTCACCCGCGGCAACGGAGAGATCATCCGCATGCGCCGCGGCGCATCGATCGCCGACTTCGCTGACAAGATCGAGACGCTGACCGGCTACACCGTTCAGCCGGGAACCCTTGTCACCATCCTCTTCAACCTCGGCGAGATGGCCACGGCCACCGAGTCGCTGGACGAGGCGACCTTCGAGGTCCTCGGTGAGGAGCTCGGCTACAAGATCCAGATGGTCTCGCCCGAGGATGAGGACAAAGAGCTCCTCGAGGGCTTCGGTCTCGATCTCGCCAAGGAGCTGGAGGAGGAGAGCGAGGACGACCTCGAGATCCGTCCGCCGGTCGTCACCGTCATGGGTCACGTCGACCACGGTAAGACCCGTCTCCTCGACGCGATCCGCCAGACCAACGTCATCGAGGGTGAGGCCGGAGGCATCACCCAGCACATCGGTGCATACCAGGTCTGGACCGAGCACGAGGGCCACGAGCGCGCCATTACCTTCATCGACACACCTGGTCACGAGGCGTTCACCGCCATGCGTGCCCGTGGTGCGCAGGTCACCGACCTCGCGATCCTGGTGGTCGCGGCCGACGACGGCATCATGCCGCAGACGGTCGAGGCGCTCAACCACGCCCAGGCGGCGAACGTGCCGATCGTGGTCGCGGTGAACAAGGTCGACAAGCCGGATGCCAACCCGGCGAAGGTTCGTCAGCAGCTGACCGAGTACGGCCTTGTCGCCGAGGAGTACGGCGGAGACGTCATGTTCGTCGATGTCTCGGCACGTGCCGGCACCGGCATCCAGGAACTCCTGGACGCCGTGCTGCTCGCCGCTGACGCAGGCCTCGACCTCACGGCGAACCCGAACAAGTCCGCACGCGGCGTCGCCATCGAGGCGAAGCTCGACAAGGGCCGTGGTTCGATCGCGACAGTGCTGATCCAGTCCGGAACGCTGCGTGTCGGCGATTCGATCGTCGCAGGCACCGCTTACGGCCGTGTCCGCGCGATGCTCGACGAGAACGGCGACGCCGTCGAAGAGGCAGCACCGTCACGTCCGGTGCAGGTGCAGGGACTCAACTCGGTCCCGCGCGCCGGCGACGTCTTCATCGTCACCGAAGAAGACCGCATGGCACGTCAGATCGCTGAGAAGCGTGAGGCTGTCGAGCGCAACGCACTGCTGGCCAAGGCCCGCAAGCGCATCTCGCTCGAGGACTTCACCCGTGCGCTCGAAGAGGGCAAGGTCGAGACGCTCAACCTCATCATCAAGGGTGACGTCTCCGGTGCCGTCGAGGCACTGGAGGAGTCGCTGCTCAAGATCGAGGTCGACGACACGGTGCAGCTGCGCATCATCCACCGCGGTGTGGGCGCTGTCACCGAGTCGGATGTGAACCTGGCGACGATCGACAACGCGATCATCGTGGGTTTCAACGTCCGCCCCGACCCCAAGGCCCGTGAGGCCGCGGCTCGTGAGGGCGTGGATGTCCGGTTCTACTCGGTCATCTACTCCGCGATCGACGAGATCGAGAGCTCCCTCAAGGGCATGCTCAAGCCGGAGTTCGAAGAGATCCAGTCCGGTGTCGCCGAGATCCGCGAGGTGTTCCGCTCCTCGAAGTTCGGCAACATCGCCGGTGTCATCGTGCGATCGGGAACGATCACACGCAATGCCAAGGCTCGTATCATCCGCGACGGCGTCGTGCTCGCCGATGGCCTCGCCATCGAGTCGCTGCGCCGCTTCAAGGATGACGTCACCGAGGTCCGCACGGACTACGAGGCCGGTATCGGGCTCGGCAAGTTCAACGACATCCAGATCGGCGACGAGATCGAGACCACCGAGCTCGTCGAGAAGCCTCGCGGCTGA